The following proteins come from a genomic window of Aquimarina sp. MAR_2010_214:
- a CDS encoding S9 family peptidase — protein MKPIKLILFLFFAIYSSNAQESVDYQKPPKEILDLVDVSPAPSVRVDKKGENLIFLYRDNYKTIAELSEKEMRLAGLRINPKTNISSRVNYFNKIKLKKTDDKSANQIIGLPENTRIANFSWSPDQSKVAFTNTTSKGVELWILDISERKANKITEDNLNANMGMPYRWSRDNSSLLVKFIPSDKKTLINPLDAVPTGPTITISEGTKAQNRTYQDLLKNPNDEYNFEQLAISEIKKVTLDGTITNWAPPAMYNGFSFSPDGNFVIATAIQKPFSYLVPYRRFPQETKLYEKTGKVIKTINKVPLNEVLPKGFMSTRLGKRSMVWRRDHPATLVWAEALDKGDPKVKVEFRDEIFQLSAPFTKPAKSILKTIDRYAGIQWTNSELAIAYDYWWNTRNTRTYVFDPSKPNQKPNIIHNRNYQDKYNDPGDPVSIKNKYGYSVINVQNNNIYMIGDGYTKNGQFPFIDKFDLKSNKTSRIYQSEFTDKIENIYSAINMEKGEFLIRIESPTEYPNYYIRNINKVNDLKQITFFKNPFTSIQNIHKEVIKYKRDDGLELSGTLYLPIGYDKSKKEKMPMILWAYPVEFKNKTSASQSTSNPNEFTYPFWGSMLYWVTRGYVVLDDASFPIVGEGVEEPNDSFRKQLVANGKAAIDAVNALGYIDPNRVAVGGHSYGAFMTANLLSHSNLFAAGIARSGAYNRTLTPFGFQSEERSYWEAPEIYYKMSPFMHAEKMKTPLLLIHGEADNNSGTYPLQSERYFNALKGLGATTRLVMLPKESHGYRAKESILHLLWEQDQWLEKYVKHRKKIKTEETN, from the coding sequence ATGAAACCCATTAAGTTAATTCTATTTTTATTCTTTGCTATATATAGTAGTAATGCTCAAGAAAGTGTCGACTATCAAAAACCTCCAAAAGAAATTTTAGACCTTGTAGATGTATCTCCTGCTCCTTCCGTTCGTGTTGATAAAAAAGGTGAAAATCTAATTTTCCTTTATAGAGATAACTATAAAACTATTGCAGAGTTATCAGAGAAAGAAATGCGATTGGCTGGATTACGAATTAATCCAAAAACTAATATTTCTAGTAGAGTTAATTATTTTAATAAAATCAAATTAAAAAAAACAGATGATAAGAGTGCTAATCAAATTATTGGATTGCCAGAAAATACAAGAATAGCTAATTTTAGTTGGTCTCCTGATCAAAGTAAAGTTGCATTTACAAATACGACATCAAAAGGTGTAGAGTTATGGATTTTAGATATTTCTGAAAGAAAAGCTAATAAAATTACAGAGGATAATCTAAATGCAAATATGGGAATGCCATATAGATGGTCTAGGGACAATTCATCTTTATTAGTAAAATTTATACCATCTGACAAAAAAACATTAATTAATCCACTGGATGCTGTTCCTACAGGTCCCACAATAACTATTAGCGAAGGAACAAAAGCTCAAAATCGTACATATCAGGATTTATTAAAGAACCCTAATGATGAGTATAACTTTGAACAACTAGCCATTTCAGAAATCAAAAAGGTAACTCTTGATGGTACGATCACAAATTGGGCTCCTCCAGCTATGTATAATGGTTTTTCTTTTTCTCCAGATGGAAATTTTGTTATAGCAACAGCTATTCAAAAGCCTTTTTCTTACTTGGTTCCATATAGACGTTTTCCTCAGGAAACAAAATTATATGAGAAAACAGGAAAAGTTATTAAAACAATCAATAAAGTACCTCTTAACGAAGTTTTACCTAAAGGATTTATGTCTACACGATTAGGTAAAAGATCAATGGTTTGGCGTAGAGATCATCCGGCTACATTAGTATGGGCCGAAGCATTAGATAAAGGGGATCCGAAAGTAAAAGTAGAGTTTCGTGACGAAATATTCCAACTCAGTGCTCCTTTTACCAAACCTGCTAAATCTATTTTAAAAACAATTGACCGTTATGCAGGAATACAGTGGACGAACAGTGAATTAGCAATTGCTTATGATTATTGGTGGAATACTCGAAACACTAGAACTTATGTTTTTGATCCATCTAAACCTAATCAAAAACCTAATATTATTCATAATAGAAATTATCAAGATAAATATAATGATCCTGGAGATCCGGTAAGTATTAAAAACAAATATGGATATTCTGTTATTAATGTTCAGAATAACAATATTTATATGATTGGAGATGGTTATACTAAAAATGGACAATTTCCATTCATTGATAAATTCGATCTAAAATCTAACAAAACTTCTCGAATTTATCAATCCGAATTTACAGATAAAATAGAGAATATCTACTCTGCTATTAATATGGAAAAAGGAGAATTTTTAATACGAATAGAATCCCCTACCGAGTATCCTAATTATTATATAAGAAACATCAACAAGGTAAACGATTTAAAACAGATTACTTTTTTTAAAAATCCATTTACTAGCATTCAAAACATCCATAAAGAAGTTATTAAATATAAAAGAGATGATGGATTAGAGCTTTCTGGAACACTATATCTTCCTATTGGTTATGATAAATCAAAAAAAGAAAAAATGCCAATGATTCTATGGGCATATCCTGTTGAGTTTAAAAACAAAACTAGTGCATCACAATCTACTTCTAATCCCAATGAATTTACATATCCATTTTGGGGGTCGATGTTATATTGGGTTACCAGAGGGTATGTTGTATTAGACGATGCTTCATTCCCCATTGTGGGAGAAGGAGTTGAAGAACCAAATGATTCTTTTAGAAAACAATTAGTTGCAAATGGAAAAGCTGCTATAGATGCTGTAAATGCATTAGGATATATCGATCCAAATAGAGTAGCTGTCGGAGGACATTCTTATGGTGCCTTTATGACAGCAAATTTATTATCACATTCTAATCTCTTTGCGGCAGGAATAGCTAGAAGTGGTGCTTATAACAGAACACTTACCCCTTTTGGTTTTCAAAGTGAAGAACGAAGTTATTGGGAAGCTCCAGAAATATACTATAAGATGTCTCCTTTTATGCATGCAGAAAAAATGAAGACTCCCCTTTTATTAATACATGGAGAGGCTGATAATAATTCAGGAACATATCCTCTTCAAAGTGAACGGTATTTTAATGCATTAAAAGGATTGGGTGCTACTACAAGACTAGTTATGTTACCTAAAGAAAGTCATGGATATAGAGCAAAAGAATCTATATTACATTTGTTATGGGAACAAGATCAGTGGTTAGAAAAATATGTAAAACACAGAAAAAAAATTAAAACAGAAGAAACAAATTAG
- a CDS encoding alpha/beta fold hydrolase: MDLIINKHRLRFSKNPKLLSPEKKTIIFLHDSLGCIELWKDFPKHIASKTDCNILSYDRLGYGKSAPFITSKRNNDYLKEEAYILGEIIQKLELKNIILFGHSDGGSIALLTAALFPEKVIGIITEGAHVFVEEETINGIKSAVLAYQNTSLKEKLYKYHGNKTDAVFRMWTETWLSETFQSWNIEKYLPKIECPSLIIQGEKDEYGTLDQINSIIKNTSGNSKALLIPDSGHTPHKENAKIVIDKVSRFISRLIVSC, encoded by the coding sequence TTGGATTTAATAATAAACAAACATCGATTACGATTCTCTAAAAACCCTAAGTTACTCTCACCAGAAAAAAAAACAATTATTTTCCTACACGATTCTTTAGGATGTATCGAGTTATGGAAAGATTTCCCCAAACATATTGCTTCAAAAACGGATTGTAACATTCTTTCTTATGATCGTCTGGGGTATGGTAAATCTGCTCCTTTTATTACTTCAAAAAGAAATAATGACTATTTAAAAGAAGAGGCATATATTCTGGGGGAAATAATACAGAAGCTAGAATTAAAAAATATAATACTGTTTGGTCATAGTGATGGTGGTAGTATTGCTTTATTAACAGCTGCTCTGTTTCCAGAAAAAGTTATAGGTATTATCACCGAAGGAGCTCATGTATTTGTAGAAGAAGAAACCATTAATGGTATTAAATCAGCAGTTCTGGCCTATCAAAATACTTCACTGAAAGAGAAATTATATAAATACCACGGAAATAAGACTGATGCTGTTTTTAGAATGTGGACAGAGACATGGCTTTCTGAAACTTTTCAATCCTGGAATATTGAAAAATATTTACCAAAAATCGAATGTCCTTCACTAATAATTCAGGGTGAAAAAGATGAATATGGAACACTGGATCAGATAAATTCGATTATAAAAAACACATCAGGGAACTCAAAAGCTTTATTAATTCCAGATAGTGGTCATACGCCACATAAAGAGAATGCAAAAATTGTAATTGATAAAGTAAGTAGATTTATAAGCAGACTAATTGTATCTTGTTAA
- a CDS encoding peptidase M61 translates to MKKTLAKISIGVLLIGCGTSNLTNDIATNVPIATAIDLTQVKDDKVPVTIDPGRFIQDTVKYRIPKVVQGTYAVSDFGKFVDDFKAFDYQGNEIKVEKKDTNTWLITNAKQLDKISYLVNDTYDIENTDVGTPFSPSGTNIEPENYVLNLHGFIGYFDVLKNNQYVLEVKAPSEMKRTSALQKVGSEPSEDKLVTTDKYLATRYFEITDNPMMYGDLDVEEFMVGDIKIVLSIYSPNKVHTAAKIKETVFKMMKGQKAYLGDINSTPRYDVYLYLAPSTENAPTGFGALEHHTSTIVVLPEQMPDEALASAMIDVVSHEFFHIVTPLSVHSEDVHYFDYNKPTFSKHLWMYEGVTEYFATLFQVNQELVDEQEFYDKIMGKIQSASGYDDTMSFTTMSENILDQPYAANYANVYEKGALIGMCIDILMREESNGNRGILSLMKELSIKYGKNKPFKDDKIIEEITTMTYPAIGEFLKTHVVGKIPINYEEFFKKAGLAIESERVETNYIQNSGVLIVAGNQEKGTIFFTDLVSDNSFWKENGVKPNDDIVEINGTKLTLQNANSILGATFQWKEGDDVEVKLNRAGEEVVIKTKVTKSFTKGKKLKVIDNSTDVQSELRKAWLKG, encoded by the coding sequence ATGAAAAAAACATTAGCCAAGATTTCCATTGGTGTATTATTAATTGGTTGTGGAACCAGTAACCTTACAAATGATATAGCAACAAATGTACCTATAGCAACCGCTATAGATCTAACTCAGGTAAAAGACGATAAAGTCCCAGTTACTATAGATCCGGGACGCTTTATTCAGGATACTGTAAAATACCGTATTCCCAAAGTGGTTCAAGGTACTTATGCTGTAAGTGATTTTGGGAAATTTGTAGATGATTTCAAAGCTTTTGATTATCAGGGTAATGAGATTAAAGTAGAAAAAAAAGATACCAATACATGGTTAATTACAAATGCCAAGCAACTTGACAAAATTAGTTACCTGGTAAATGATACTTATGATATAGAGAATACAGATGTCGGGACACCTTTCTCTCCTTCTGGGACTAATATAGAACCAGAAAATTATGTATTGAATCTTCATGGGTTTATTGGGTATTTTGATGTGCTGAAAAATAACCAGTATGTATTAGAGGTAAAAGCACCATCAGAAATGAAAAGAACTTCTGCGCTACAAAAAGTAGGATCAGAACCAAGTGAAGATAAACTAGTTACTACAGATAAATATCTGGCAACACGTTATTTTGAAATTACTGATAACCCAATGATGTATGGAGATCTCGATGTCGAAGAGTTTATGGTAGGAGATATCAAAATTGTATTAAGTATATATTCTCCAAACAAGGTGCATACAGCAGCTAAGATAAAAGAGACGGTATTTAAAATGATGAAAGGGCAAAAGGCATATCTTGGAGATATCAATAGTACCCCTCGTTATGATGTATATTTGTATTTAGCACCCAGTACCGAAAATGCTCCTACAGGATTTGGAGCACTAGAGCATCATACATCTACCATAGTCGTTTTACCAGAGCAAATGCCCGATGAAGCATTGGCATCTGCAATGATTGATGTGGTTTCTCATGAATTTTTTCATATTGTAACTCCTCTTAGTGTACATTCTGAAGATGTACATTACTTTGATTATAATAAACCTACTTTTTCAAAGCATTTGTGGATGTATGAAGGGGTGACCGAGTATTTTGCAACCTTATTTCAGGTTAATCAAGAATTAGTAGACGAGCAAGAGTTTTATGATAAAATCATGGGTAAAATTCAAAGTGCAAGTGGATATGATGATACTATGAGTTTTACTACAATGAGTGAGAATATACTTGATCAACCCTATGCGGCTAATTATGCTAATGTATATGAAAAAGGAGCATTAATTGGTATGTGCATTGATATTCTGATGCGCGAAGAGAGTAACGGAAATCGTGGAATTTTATCATTGATGAAGGAATTATCTATTAAATATGGGAAAAACAAGCCTTTTAAGGATGATAAAATTATAGAAGAGATTACAACAATGACTTATCCAGCAATTGGTGAATTTTTGAAAACACATGTTGTAGGGAAGATTCCAATTAATTATGAAGAATTCTTTAAAAAAGCAGGATTAGCGATAGAATCAGAAAGAGTAGAAACAAATTATATTCAGAATTCTGGAGTTTTAATTGTAGCTGGAAATCAAGAAAAGGGAACGATATTTTTTACAGATTTAGTTTCTGATAATAGTTTCTGGAAAGAAAATGGTGTAAAACCCAATGATGATATCGTAGAAATAAATGGTACTAAATTGACGTTACAGAATGCTAATAGTATATTAGGTGCTACTTTTCAATGGAAAGAAGGTGATGATGTTGAAGTTAAACTTAATAGAGCAGGAGAGGAAGTTGTTATTAAAACTAAAGTAACAAAATCCTTCACCAAAGGAAAAAAACTTAAAGTAATTGATAATTCTACAGATGTGCAATCAGAGCTTAGAAAAGCTTGGTTAAAAGGGTAG
- the ppk2 gene encoding polyphosphate kinase 2 yields the protein MTTTQKIKNIDLSKEDLEILNSPIGLKYLYMDKKTDVEKVLRMVKYEIQLKKLQAELIKLQNWTIKNGKKIVIIFEGRDAAGKGGAIRRITSHINPRHFRIVALPKPTSEEEGQWYFQRYVNQLPTPGEMVLFDRSWYNRAVVEPVNGFCSTEQYHTFMGQVNDFERMILESDTYLIKFYFSITKEEQASRFKDIKSSPLKKWKMTPVDEKAQELWDEYTKYKVKMFEKTNTELSPWVIIEADRKTEARIKAIQYVLDTIPYKEEEEEELV from the coding sequence ATGACGACAACTCAAAAAATAAAAAATATTGATCTTTCTAAAGAAGATCTCGAAATACTAAATTCTCCTATCGGTTTAAAATATCTATATATGGATAAAAAGACTGATGTTGAAAAGGTATTGAGGATGGTTAAATATGAAATCCAATTAAAAAAGCTTCAGGCCGAACTCATCAAATTACAAAACTGGACCATAAAAAATGGAAAGAAAATAGTTATCATTTTCGAAGGTCGTGATGCAGCAGGAAAAGGCGGGGCAATTCGCCGTATTACTTCTCATATAAACCCCAGGCATTTTCGCATTGTAGCACTACCAAAACCTACCAGTGAAGAGGAAGGGCAATGGTATTTCCAACGTTATGTTAATCAACTACCAACCCCAGGAGAAATGGTTCTTTTTGACCGTAGCTGGTATAATAGAGCTGTGGTAGAACCTGTGAATGGTTTTTGTAGCACAGAACAATATCATACATTTATGGGGCAGGTAAACGATTTTGAACGAATGATACTTGAGTCTGACACTTATCTCATCAAATTCTATTTTTCTATTACTAAAGAAGAACAAGCTTCTCGTTTTAAAGATATTAAATCAAGTCCGTTAAAAAAATGGAAAATGACCCCTGTAGATGAAAAGGCTCAAGAACTCTGGGATGAATATACTAAGTATAAGGTAAAAATGTTTGAAAAGACCAATACTGAGCTTTCTCCCTGGGTTATTATCGAGGCTGATCGTAAAACCGAAGCACGAATTAAAGCGATACAATATGTCTTAGATACTATTCCATATAAAGAAGAAGAAGAAGAAGAACTTGTTTAA
- the ppk2 gene encoding polyphosphate kinase 2, protein MFTLEELNQVKKRKHLINIADQKNIDIKKILQKIRYEEELRFLQGELVNLQQWIAKKKLRVAIIFEGRDAAGKGGSIKRFTEHLNPRSMRIVALSKPTEVEKGQWYFRRYIKELPNPGEIVFFDRSWYNRAVVEPVMGFCTNKQHKNFMVQVPEFEHMLYEDGVIVIKFWFSISKEEQKKRFDARLQNPLKIWKFSPVDMKGQQLWNKYTKYKEQMFSKTHTTFSPWVIVKTNSKKTARLESMRYVLSRFDYTGKSKAKTTLLPDPNVILRYYRYIEQIDI, encoded by the coding sequence ATGTTTACACTTGAAGAATTAAATCAAGTCAAAAAACGGAAGCATTTGATCAATATTGCTGATCAAAAAAACATTGACATTAAAAAAATATTACAGAAAATCAGATACGAAGAAGAGCTTCGTTTTCTACAAGGAGAACTAGTAAATCTTCAGCAATGGATCGCCAAAAAGAAGCTACGTGTAGCAATCATTTTTGAAGGAAGAGATGCTGCAGGTAAAGGAGGCTCTATAAAACGATTTACAGAGCACCTTAATCCTCGTTCTATGCGTATCGTTGCATTATCAAAACCTACCGAAGTCGAAAAAGGACAATGGTATTTTAGAAGATACATTAAAGAATTACCTAATCCGGGGGAAATTGTTTTTTTTGATCGTAGCTGGTATAATCGTGCCGTTGTAGAACCTGTTATGGGGTTTTGCACCAATAAACAACATAAAAATTTTATGGTTCAGGTTCCAGAATTTGAACATATGTTATATGAAGATGGAGTTATAGTAATCAAGTTTTGGTTCTCGATATCAAAAGAAGAGCAGAAAAAACGTTTTGATGCAAGACTACAGAATCCTTTAAAAATATGGAAATTTAGTCCTGTAGATATGAAAGGACAACAGTTATGGAACAAATACACTAAGTACAAGGAACAAATGTTCTCAAAGACCCATACTACATTTAGCCCCTGGGTTATTGTAAAAACCAATAGCAAGAAAACTGCTCGGTTAGAAAGTATGAGATATGTGTTATCGAGGTTTGATTATACCGGTAAATCCAAAGCAAAAACCACATTACTTCCTGATCCTAATGTGATCCTAAGATACTATAGATATATTGAACAAATAGATATTTGA
- a CDS encoding carboxypeptidase-like regulatory domain-containing protein yields the protein MKTQSIYFLLFTFLLLPSCSNDDNFIAIPEPEPIAEPEPEPEPEPEPEPDPIPSADIIGTVDLFDDDRNMVDNSGMTISIEGSDPLITATTDPTGNYSLKDVPFGTYNLIFEKEGFGTYKIFDVEHKDEGEFTLMANVLKLGQISNSVITKASVRQQGNFFILTMDRPSTENLLVKRMRIFYHSSDDVSNEVHSHYSPIIGTTGNPANLTFSIAFFRTLGFKSGDTLWFRVYGENFYSNTYLDSELGRDVFPNVNPNTVDAFSIVIP from the coding sequence ATGAAAACACAGTCAATTTACTTTTTACTTTTCACATTTTTACTACTACCGAGTTGTAGTAATGATGATAATTTTATTGCCATACCAGAGCCTGAACCAATAGCTGAACCAGAGCCTGAACCTGAACCAGAGCCAGAGCCCGAACCAGATCCAATACCTTCTGCAGATATTATCGGAACAGTAGATTTATTTGACGATGATCGAAATATGGTAGATAACTCTGGAATGACTATTAGTATAGAAGGAAGTGATCCTCTAATTACCGCTACAACAGACCCCACTGGTAATTATTCATTAAAAGATGTTCCTTTTGGGACATATAACCTGATCTTTGAGAAAGAAGGTTTTGGAACTTATAAAATTTTTGATGTTGAGCATAAAGATGAAGGAGAATTTACATTAATGGCCAATGTGCTAAAATTAGGTCAAATATCTAATAGCGTGATCACCAAGGCTTCTGTTAGACAACAAGGTAATTTTTTTATATTGACTATGGATCGTCCTAGTACAGAAAATCTTTTGGTGAAAAGAATGCGAATTTTTTATCATTCTAGTGATGATGTTAGCAACGAAGTACATTCTCATTATTCTCCAATTATTGGCACTACTGGTAATCCTGCCAATTTAACATTCTCTATTGCCTTTTTTAGAACATTAGGTTTTAAAAGTGGTGATACCTTGTGGTTTAGAGTTTATGGAGAAAATTTCTATAGTAATACTTATCTAGATTCTGAATTGGGAAGAGATGTATTCCCTAATGTTAATCCAAATACTGTAGATGCATTTTCTATTGTTATTCCGTAA
- a CDS encoding DNA topoisomerase IV subunit B — protein MSKETKYTEDNIRSLDWKEHIRMRPGMYIGKLGDGSSADDGIYILVKEVLDNSIDEYVMGAGKTIEISIQGEKVVVRDYGRGIPLGKVVDVVSKMNTGGKYDSRAFKKSVGLNGVGTKAVNALSAFFKVESTRDGKSASAEFEKGNLTNQETLEETSRRRGTKVSFVPDNTIFKHYKYRAEYVAKMLKNYVYLNPGLTIIFNGEKYFSENGLKDLLSDTINQEDRLYDIIHLQGDDIEIAITHSKTQYSEEYHSFVNGQHTTQGGTHQAAFREAVVKTIREFYGKNYEASDIRKSIVSAISIKVMEPVFESQTKTKLGSTEMGGDLPTVRTYINDFVKTKLDNFLHKNTNTAESLQRKILQAERERKDLSGIRKLAKERAKKASLHNKKLRDCRVHLTDSKKDRNLESTLFITEGDSASGSITKSRDVNTQAVFSLRGKPLNSYNMSKKIVYENEEFNLLQAALNIEESLEDLRYNNIVIATDADVDGMHIRLLLITFFLQFFPEVIKEGHLYILQTPLFRVRNKKETIYCYSEQERRDAIEKLSGKPEITRFKGLGEISPDEFVHFIGDDIRLDPVMLDKEKSIEELLSFYMGKNTPQRQEFIIDNLKVELDSVEEEL, from the coding sequence ATGAGCAAAGAAACCAAATATACCGAAGATAATATACGATCCCTTGACTGGAAAGAACATATACGTATGCGACCCGGAATGTATATCGGGAAACTGGGTGATGGTTCTTCTGCAGATGATGGAATTTATATTTTAGTAAAAGAAGTACTCGACAATTCGATTGATGAATATGTAATGGGTGCCGGTAAGACGATTGAGATTTCTATACAAGGTGAAAAAGTAGTTGTTCGAGATTACGGTCGTGGAATCCCATTAGGTAAGGTTGTAGATGTAGTTTCTAAAATGAACACGGGAGGTAAATATGATTCCCGGGCATTTAAAAAATCAGTGGGTTTAAATGGTGTGGGTACCAAAGCGGTTAATGCATTATCTGCATTCTTTAAAGTAGAATCTACGCGAGACGGCAAATCAGCTTCGGCAGAATTCGAAAAAGGAAACCTCACAAATCAGGAAACATTAGAAGAAACTTCTCGTAGAAGAGGAACTAAAGTATCTTTTGTACCAGATAATACCATCTTTAAGCATTATAAGTACCGCGCAGAGTATGTGGCCAAAATGCTAAAAAACTATGTGTACCTTAACCCTGGTTTGACCATTATTTTTAATGGAGAGAAGTATTTTTCAGAAAATGGATTAAAAGATTTACTTTCTGACACGATAAATCAAGAAGATAGATTATACGATATTATTCATCTTCAAGGAGATGATATCGAAATTGCAATTACACATAGCAAAACACAATATAGCGAAGAATACCATTCTTTTGTAAATGGCCAACATACTACACAAGGAGGAACACATCAGGCAGCTTTTCGAGAAGCAGTAGTGAAAACAATTAGAGAATTTTATGGTAAAAATTATGAAGCCAGTGATATTCGTAAGTCGATTGTATCTGCGATAAGCATAAAAGTAATGGAACCCGTTTTTGAAAGTCAGACTAAGACAAAATTGGGATCAACAGAAATGGGAGGAGACTTACCAACAGTTCGAACCTATATTAATGATTTTGTAAAAACTAAGTTAGATAACTTTCTTCATAAAAATACTAATACGGCAGAAAGTTTACAACGTAAAATATTACAAGCAGAGCGCGAACGTAAAGATTTATCTGGAATTCGAAAACTTGCAAAAGAGAGAGCAAAGAAAGCCAGTTTACATAATAAGAAATTAAGAGATTGTCGTGTTCATCTTACCGATAGCAAGAAAGATCGTAATCTCGAAAGCACGCTTTTCATTACCGAGGGAGATTCTGCAAGTGGATCTATAACCAAATCCAGAGATGTAAATACCCAAGCTGTTTTTAGCTTACGCGGAAAACCGTTGAATAGCTATAACATGAGCAAAAAGATTGTGTATGAAAATGAAGAATTCAATCTGTTACAAGCAGCACTTAATATAGAAGAGTCATTAGAAGATTTACGTTATAATAATATTGTAATTGCTACTGATGCCGATGTAGATGGAATGCACATACGATTGTTATTAATCACCTTTTTCTTACAATTCTTTCCAGAAGTTATAAAAGAAGGACATTTATATATATTACAGACTCCATTATTTAGAGTACGTAATAAAAAAGAAACCATTTATTGCTACTCAGAACAGGAAAGAAGAGATGCAATAGAAAAGTTATCGGGTAAACCAGAAATTACACGATTTAAGGGATTAGGGGAGATTTCTCCAGACGAATTTGTGCATTTTATAGGGGATGATATACGTTTAGATCCTGTAATGCTAGATAAAGAAAAGTCGATCGAAGAATTACTGTCTTTTTATATGGGAAAAAATACACCACAAAGACAAGAATTTATTATCGATAATTTAAAAGTAGAATTGGATTCGGTAGAGGAAGAATTATAA